GAGTGCTTTTCAAGTGAAAGATGCAGTGATTCAATATATTGAAGAAAAACAACCAGATTGTATTATTTTAAATTTTGCAAATACAGATATGGTTGGACATACTGGCGTTTTTGATGCAGCAGTAAAAGCAGCTGAAACGGTTGATACTTGTGTAGAGCAAGTGGTGAAAAAAGCATTAGCATACAACTACTGTATTTTTGTAACAGCAGATCATGGTAATGCAGATATTATGGTAAATAATGATGGAAGCATCAATACAGCACATACTAAAAATGTAGTGCCATTATTTATGATTGACAACAACTTGAAACCAACTTTGCAACCAGGAATTTTAGCAGATATTGCACCAACCATGCTAAAAGTTATGCAAATTGATATTCCTAACGAAATGGCTGGAACTGTTTTATTTTGAAAAGATACATATATATATTAGTAGTGGTATTTTTATTGATGTCGTGTAATCAGTCAAAAATAAAATCAAATAACAAAGCTTTGTTTGACTTGAATGCATTAATACAACAAGACATAGACAGCTTACAACAAAACAATTGTGGTTGTATAAAAACCATTGTAGCAGTAGATAATAAAGAACAAATTACTCAAGATACTATTAACTGGAATAAAGAAATGCAATTGTTATTGTCTTGTGATATCAATAAACCAAAATGGATAGAATATTTTAAAGTCGATTCTTTAGATAGTAAAGTAATATATACTACTGAAAATAATAAAATTCCAATTAAGAGAATGACAGTACATTATAGTAATAATGAAGTAGTGGAAGTTGAAATTAAAAAGCAACAGCAATCTATATTACTTAAGAATATTACCTATATTAATTATTATCCTAAAAAAGGATTTGAAATAAAACAAGAACAATACTTGCCATTAAATAAACCATTTATTTTTATGGTAGAAGAAAATTATAAATGCAATTAACATATGATAAAGCCAAGAGTATTTAAAGGTGCAAGAGATTTTTTACCAGAGCAAATGTTACATAGAGAGCAAATTCTTTCTGTAATGCGAACTGTGTTTAAACAATTTGGTTTTGCTCCAATAGAAACTCCAGCTATAGAATACCTAAATGTTTTGAGTGGAAAATATGGCGAAGATGCTGATAGACTTATCTACAAACTCAACTATAAAACAGATACTAAAGACGAAGCTGCGTTGCACTACGATTTAACAGTACCTTTTTCAAGAGTTATTGCTATGCATCCACATCTAACGATGCCTTTTAAACGCTATCAAATTCAACCAGTTTGGCGAGCAGACAGACCACAACCACATCAAGGCAGATTTAGAGAATTTTATCAATGTGATGTGGACTGTGTTGGTAGCACTTCTATGATTATAGATGCAGAGTTAATTGCCATTACATATCAAGTATTAACAATTTTAGGTTTTGATGATTTTCTAATCAAGATAAATAATAGAAAAATATTAAATGGATTAACTACATATTTGAATTTAACTACTGAATTTACACCAATCATTGCTCGTTCAATAGATAAATTAGATAAAACACATTGGAATGATGTAGCAAAAGAATTAGCAGACAATCAAGTTCCAAATGAAGCCATTGCACAATTAGAAAAACTAGTTCAAGAAAAGGTAACACTACAAACTTTAAGCGAGTTATTACAAGATGTTGAAATAGCACAAGAAGGTATTGCAGAATTAAATGAAATTTTTAATTATCTTAAAATATTAAATGTAAATGAAAATAATTTTATATTTGATATTAGTTTAGCAAGAGGTTTAGATTATTACACAGGTCCAATTTTTGAAACCAAGTTGCCCAAACATCCACACATTGGTTCGCTTACTGGTGGAGGAAGATACGATACTTTAATTAGTATGTTTACAGGAAATGATGTTCCAGCTGTTGGTACTACGCTTGGTTTAGACAGAATTTTTACTGCAATGCAACAACTAAATTTGCTGGCAGATATTAATACAGCTACACAAGTTTTGGTTGCAAATTTTAGTAAGGAAACATTAACTCATACATTAGCATTAGTAACTCAATTAAGAGCAGCAGGAATTAATACAGAGTTATATCCAGAAACAGATAAGTTGAAAAAACAATTTTCGTACTGCGACAAAAAGAAAATTCCGTTTATGTGTGTACTTGGTGAAGATGAAATAAAAAATAATACTGTTGTGCTGAAAAATATGAAACAAGGTACTCAAGAACAATTAGCATTTGATGATTTATTGCTTCAATTAAAAAATCTTTAGCTTTAGCAAAGAAGACCAATTTTTTATAAGAAAAAATTACGAATTAAAACAATAGCTGAACATTATTCGTTATAGGTTGTTTATCATACTGCATGAATGCATCAATAAAAATAGATAAAGATAAGTCGGTTAAGGTATTACTATATATAGCTGCTTTATATCATATTTTTTGGGGACTTAGTGTAATTTGTTTTCCGCATTTTTGGTTTTATTGGACAAGTATAGACATGATAAATTATACTTGTATTTGGCAATTTATTGGTATTGTAGAAATTGTTTTTGGCTTAGGTTTTTTTATTTCATCTTTTAATATATATAAACATTGGATTATAGTTTTCTTGAGTGCTTTAATTAAAACAGTAGCACTCATTGGTTTTTTCTTATTTTATTTTAATAATGAAAAAATGAGCATATTTAATTTTATGCTTATACATTTCATTATTTGGCTTATTCCATTATATTATATATTATATAGAATTTATAATTTCAATTATTTACTCGATGAACATTTAATTCAAATACATCAAGCAGATAGAGCAAGTACTATGCAAATGTACTATACCAATAAAGGTGATAGCTTAGCTGATTTAAATGAACAACAACCTGTTTTGTTGATTTTCTTACGACATTTAGGATGCTCTTTTTGCAAGGAAACCTTAACTGTAGTTGCTAAAAAGAGTGAAATATTTAAAGAAAAAAATATTAATGTAGTTTTAGTTAATATGTCGGATGGAGCCATATGCGAACAAGTATTTCAACAACACGAATTAGATGATATTACTTATATTATAGATAAAGAATCGATGTTGTATAAAACATTTCAACTAAGACGAGGAAAATTTTTACAATTGTTTGGTTGGAAAGTATGGAAAAGAGCAATAGGTTTAAAATTCAAAAAAAATATCAACGCAGGTTTTGTTGATGATAGTGATATTTATCAAATGCCAGGAATATTTCTAGTTTATAAGAATGAAATATTACATGAATATCAATATAAAAGTGCAGCAGACAAAGCACCAATCGAAGACTTTTTAAAAAGTGTATAAGCTGTTATTTTGTTAGTGCAACACTTCCAGTTTTTGTCGTAATTGTACCATTAGTACAACTTATTTGTAGTATATAAGTGTATGTATCTACTTCGCTCATTTGATTTTTATAAAAGCCAGTCCAACAATTTTCAATATGATTCGATTCAAAAACTAGCTCACTCCATCTATTAAATATTTTCAAATTATACGAAACTAAATCTTCTGCTGTTGGCGAAATCAATTTGAAACAATCATTAATGCCATCATTATTTGGTGTAAATGCATTTGGAATAGCAATATATTCACCATCGCAAATATTAATTACTTCAACCAAAATACTGCTTTCTCCTTTACAGTTATTATTGTCAGTTACTGTTACAATATAGTTTGTTGTAGTACTAACTATTGCAGTAGTGCTAGCTTTGTTCGGATAAGTGATACTGTCTGGTGGAAACCAATTATATCTAATTATATTTGTTGCATCTGTGAGTACATCTAAGTGAATTACAGTTTCTGGTTTCACTTTTGTTCTATCACTTAAAGCTTCAACTATTGGGTTTTCTAAAACGGTTAAATCAATTGTATCTTCTACATAACAATCACTACCATAATTTATTGTAAATGGAATAGCTTGTGTAATATCACCTACAACTTTTACAATACTAGAATTATTATACACTGAATTTTGGAAATATAAAATATAATCTGAATTGGTATTTGTTTGAATTTGCAAGTTAATAGTTGTGTCTTCACCGTGACAAATTACTACACTTGGTGTTTGATAATTTGCTTCATTAACAGCCATTGGTATAGTATTACTCGTAGCTGTCTGACTAGTAACACAATTTAAACTACTAGTCATTTTTACACTTATTTTATCATTGTTATTTAAAGTAGTAGTACTAAAAATACTATCGTTATTTCCTATAGATTGATTATTTACAAGCCATTCAAAACTCGGATTATTACCACCAAAAGTATAATGAGCATTAAAAGTGGCTTCTTTATTTTTGCAAATATTATTAGAAACTGAAATTATATTTACTGTTGGTGTAACTGGTGTATCAATGTTAACCGTAATAGTATTACTAATTCCAGTTCTTGTAGCATAACAACCAGTGCTGTTATCTTTAATAATTACTTTTACTAAATCATTATTATTAAAATTAGAATAAGTAAATGTATTACTATTGTTGCCTATACTATTATTGTTGAGATACCATTGATAAGATATATTGCTTCCTACATTACTTGGTGTAGCAGTAAATGAAATAGTACTTCCTTTACATACATTATTTTGATTAGCAGATATTGCAACAGATGGCAATAAATTTGGATTAATAATTGCAGTTATATCACTAGTGTCTTTAGTCTTAGTTAAACATACATCAGTAGTATTAGTGAGTACTACTTTAATATTATCGTTGTTATTTAATGAATCTGATATAAATGTATTACTACTATTGTTTAGTAATTGATTATTTAAATACCATTGATATATTGGATTGCTTCCGCCATTTGTTGGCGTAGCTGTAAATATAATTTGTGTACCATCGCAAACATTGTTTTGGTTTGCAGTTAAATTTATATTTGGAGTTTTTGTAGGAGTGATAGTAACTTTAATAATATTACTAGTAACAGCATTGCTAGAAACGCAACTTCCTGTATTACTCATTACTACTTTAATTTTATCATTATTGTTTAATGTAGAAGCACTAAATGTATTACTATTAGTACCTGTAGCTACATTATTTACATACCATTGAAATGTTGGATTACTTCCGCCATTTATTGGCGTAGCAGTGAATGTAATATTTTCTCTAGAGCAAGCGGTATCTTTACTAGCACTTATAGTTATAGATGGCATAGTTGGACTACCAGCTGTAATTATTATAGTATCTTTTGTAGTACAGCCATTGGCAGTAACTGTTACAATATATGTACCACTGCTATTAACAGAAATTGTTGGCGTATTAGCACCAGTATTCCACACATAATTTGTAGCATTTGGTGTGGTAGCATCTAGTATTAGATTGTTGTTAGAACAAATAGTAGTATCATTTCCTAGAAAAATTTTTGGCTTGTTATAACTAAAGCCGATACTAGCGACATCAGAAATATTACCACAGTTGTCAGAAACATTACCTACTAAATTAAACAGATAGTTTTCGTTTATAGGAAGTGCTGTAGTTGCAGTAATTTCAAATTCATCGAAATAAGTAGCACCATTAGTACAACCACTTACAATTGTACCAGTATAATTTCCGTTTGTACCTTGAATAATAAAATCGCTATTGGTAAAGCTACTACAATCTATATTTTCAGAAAAAGTGAGTTTTAGTTTCCCATTACAATCTATAGCTATAGATTTAATTGTTGGTTTAACATTATCATACATACTAGCCGTTGATGCACTAAAATCTAAGCTATAACCACTAGTAGAGCCAGTATAGTTATTTATAACTAAAGCTAGTGTTTGACCAGCGGTTACTGGAATTGAGCTATTAAATGGTGGACCATATTGATCTGTATTTGAGCTTAAATTAGGATTAGTAGTAGTCCCTGTAGCACCAGAAGTTGCTGAATAATTACAACTAATTTCTAAAGCTGGATTTGTTTTAATAGCAGAACAAGGATGATTGGTGATATCAAAAACAGCCCAGTCATAGTCATCTGAAGGTCGAACTGGAGATATAACAAAGTTTAAATTTCCACTTTGTGTTACAGTAATTACATACCACACAGAGTTTTTTTCACCATCTTTTAAACAAGAAGCATTACCATTAATTTCATTACCACCAGTACCTATTCCTGTTTGGTGTGGATATGGTCCAGATTGTGAAATACATACTGGTTGTGCATTACTACAATTTTGTTGTGGACTAGGTAAAAAATTTAGAACAGAAATAGTTTTTTTATTATTATTTTTTACATATTTATAATAAACAAAATTATTTATATTAGAATAATCAAATCTATATTCTTTTTGTGCATATCCTAAAATAAATACAAAAATTAGGAAAAATAAATTGATACATTTTTTTGTCATTTCTTAAGCAGTAACTTACTAAGATATAAAATTTATTCCAACAAAAGTCCTTTTAGCTTCATCGCATTGTATTGATTGTCTTCATTATTAAAAGCTTCCTGAATATTTTTCTTCTCTTGATTGGTTAAATGAAAAGTCATAGATGCTTTTTTGTTGGCAGCACTTGGTTTATAAGTAAAATCTAAAACGGTAATGTCTTGCTCAATCATATTATCTAGCGTAGCTAAAACTTGGTCAGAGTTATAATTTTGTAGTACCATCATATTAGAAAAAATACTACCTAATGGCGAAGTCAGTTCGTCCATATAACTCGATTTCGTGTCTTTTTTCAAGGACTTTAATTTGTCATCTACTTTAACTACTACAAATATAACTCCAGAAGTATTTTCATCTACCCAATCACTAAAAGCACTTAAAAATCGTGAAGAGACCAACCAACCAAAATTATCTCTAATACCAGCATCTAGTGCTTTGGTACTAGGATTAGTTGGTAAGTATACGCTTGGCAAAATGTATGGATAAGTTGCATTCATTCGCAATGCACTTACAAAATTAACGCTGTCTGCACCAACACTACTAAAGTAATTTCTAAAATCGTAGCAGTCTGGAGAAATATAATCATCTGTATTTTGATTGGTTAACAAATATGGCTTTACCATAAAACTAATGTTGTGTGGCGACATTAACGCTAGTCTTTGGTCGTTAGCAATAGTAGAAGCCAAAATCATCATAGGAATTTCTGCTTTTTGTTCTGCTTCTTTATAATCGCTTATTGATTTGTTGAGTAAGAAATTGGTGTTTTCATTAAAACATAAATCAAACATATATGCTCTATCTTTATTATATTTTTCTCCATTGTATTCAAATTTTCTCCATGGATAAAAAACATCATTCATTGCAATAGAAGAGGCAATACCATTTAATATATCTTTTCCTATATTATTTAAATAATTTTCATTTAAAACATTAATGCTATCGTTGTGTAAGCTTAAATTATTGAGTTCTCTATAGTATGCAGCACCGAGCATTCCACCAGAAGCACCACTAATTAAAGAAGTATGTTTGAAAAATTGTTGTTTGGTCAATTTATCTAACTCTTGTAATACAAGGAAAGTCCAATAGGATGCTTTTAAACCACCACCAGCACAATTTAATAAAATGAGTTTTGGTTTATGGTTGGCTCTGTTTTTTCTTTTCCATCGATTAAGAATTTTCGTAGTATATAAAATATCTTTATTAATAGATGCTCTAGAAATACTTTGATCTAACTCTTCGTTACCATAATTTAATGGTGTTTCATATTTTAATCCAGCTAGTTTATGATTATATACTACTAAATTATATTTAGAAAGAAAATTTAATAATGCTATAAGTATAATTACGGCAACAAAGCTCCAACCTCTAAACCAAAAAGTAATAAAAGTCATAAATACCATAAAAACAGTTGCCAACATCATAAAAGAAGCACCAGCTGGAATTCTAAAAATTGGATTTTCTATTAAACTTCCTAGTACAATTAATATGGCAATACTTACTAGAATAATTACAAATGCATTTCTATGGTGTAGCAACATTACTCTTTGTACTAAGTTTTTGTCGTAGAAAGATTGTCTTTGTAAACGATTAATTTTCCAAGGATAATGCCAATAAGAAGACACGCTCCATTGGTCGCTCTGCTCAAATTCTGTATCTAAACTTAGCTTTTCTAGCTTTATATTTTTAAGTAGTAAGTTGTTTTTAGATTTCTCAGATAGCTTTTCTAAAAAGGTTTCAATATCATCATTAATATAAATAAAATATATAGTATAAACTATTATCATTACTAAATTACCTAAACACAAACCAGCTATATTTAAGAGCAAAATTTTTAGGTCATTTATTTCTTGTTGATGATAGAATTTAATGAGCATTACTAAATAAGTTATAGTAAATGCAATTGGAATAATAATATTATTGAAGCAAAATCGTACAAATGGTTTAGAAACAGATGCTAGAAATTCAAATCTGTAAGAATTTAATATATAAAAGCAAACATTCCAAGCCATAATAAAACCACCCATGCCTAATCCGATAATGAAGAAGCTTAGAAAGCCAACTTCGCCTAAATATTCTGGATCGAGTAAAAGTAGTTGAGCACCGTATTTTT
Above is a genomic segment from Chitinophagales bacterium containing:
- a CDS encoding gliding motility-associated C-terminal domain-containing protein, with amino-acid sequence MTKKCINLFFLIFVFILGYAQKEYRFDYSNINNFVYYKYVKNNNKKTISVLNFLPSPQQNCSNAQPVCISQSGPYPHQTGIGTGGNEINGNASCLKDGEKNSVWYVITVTQSGNLNFVISPVRPSDDYDWAVFDITNHPCSAIKTNPALEISCNYSATSGATGTTTNPNLSSNTDQYGPPFNSSIPVTAGQTLALVINNYTGSTSGYSLDFSASTASMYDNVKPTIKSIAIDCNGKLKLTFSENIDCSSFTNSDFIIQGTNGNYTGTIVSGCTNGATYFDEFEITATTALPINENYLFNLVGNVSDNCGNISDVASIGFSYNKPKIFLGNDTTICSNNNLILDATTPNATNYVWNTGANTPTISVNSSGTYIVTVTANGCTTKDTIIITAGSPTMPSITISASKDTACSRENITFTATPINGGSNPTFQWYVNNVATGTNSNTFSASTLNNNDKIKVVMSNTGSCVSSNAVTSNIIKVTITPTKTPNINLTANQNNVCDGTQIIFTATPTNGGSNPIYQWYLNNQLLNNSSNTFISDSLNNNDNIKVVLTNTTDVCLTKTKDTSDITAIINPNLLPSVAISANQNNVCKGSTISFTATPSNVGSNISYQWYLNNNSIGNNSNTFTYSNFNNNDLVKVIIKDNSTGCYATRTGISNTITVNIDTPVTPTVNIISVSNNICKNKEATFNAHYTFGGNNPSFEWLVNNQSIGNNDSIFSTTTLNNNDKISVKMTSSLNCVTSQTATSNTIPMAVNEANYQTPSVVICHGEDTTINLQIQTNTNSDYILYFQNSVYNNSSIVKVVGDITQAIPFTINYGSDCYVEDTIDLTVLENPIVEALSDRTKVKPETVIHLDVLTDATNIIRYNWFPPDSITYPNKASTTAIVSTTTNYIVTVTDNNNCKGESSILVEVINICDGEYIAIPNAFTPNNDGINDCFKLISPTAEDLVSYNLKIFNRWSELVFESNHIENCWTGFYKNQMSEVDTYTYILQISCTNGTITTKTGSVALTK
- the hisS gene encoding histidine--tRNA ligase, yielding MIKPRVFKGARDFLPEQMLHREQILSVMRTVFKQFGFAPIETPAIEYLNVLSGKYGEDADRLIYKLNYKTDTKDEAALHYDLTVPFSRVIAMHPHLTMPFKRYQIQPVWRADRPQPHQGRFREFYQCDVDCVGSTSMIIDAELIAITYQVLTILGFDDFLIKINNRKILNGLTTYLNLTTEFTPIIARSIDKLDKTHWNDVAKELADNQVPNEAIAQLEKLVQEKVTLQTLSELLQDVEIAQEGIAELNEIFNYLKILNVNENNFIFDISLARGLDYYTGPIFETKLPKHPHIGSLTGGGRYDTLISMFTGNDVPAVGTTLGLDRIFTAMQQLNLLADINTATQVLVANFSKETLTHTLALVTQLRAAGINTELYPETDKLKKQFSYCDKKKIPFMCVLGEDEIKNNTVVLKNMKQGTQEQLAFDDLLLQLKNL
- a CDS encoding redoxin domain-containing protein, yielding MNASIKIDKDKSVKVLLYIAALYHIFWGLSVICFPHFWFYWTSIDMINYTCIWQFIGIVEIVFGLGFFISSFNIYKHWIIVFLSALIKTVALIGFFLFYFNNEKMSIFNFMLIHFIIWLIPLYYILYRIYNFNYLLDEHLIQIHQADRASTMQMYYTNKGDSLADLNEQQPVLLIFLRHLGCSFCKETLTVVAKKSEIFKEKNINVVLVNMSDGAICEQVFQQHELDDITYIIDKESMLYKTFQLRRGKFLQLFGWKVWKRAIGLKFKKNINAGFVDDSDIYQMPGIFLVYKNEILHEYQYKSAADKAPIEDFLKSV